The genomic region GGAGAACCCGGCGCCGGCGTTGGCCACGGTCATCGCAGGGCGGCCGGAGCTGGAAGGGCCGTTGTGCCACGCGCTCGTGGACTACAACGGTGTTTTCCACGTCATCGCCGCAGGGCGTGCCAACCATGCCGGTGAAACAAGGCCGTCCGGCCCGATCCCCGCCGGCGACGGCAACGCCCTGCTGGTCGGCTGGGAAATCGACTACGACGGCCAGGATCAGGTGATGACCCCTCAGCAGTACACCGGGTCGGTCAGGGCGACCGCGGCGGTACTGCGGCAGCTCGGCCGCGACGCGAGCTACGCGCGAGGTCACCTCGAGACCAGTACGACGGGCAAGATCGACCCGCACGGCGTCGATCTCGACAGAATGCGCGCCGATGTCGCCGCTCAGCTGGCCGGTGGAGGCACGGCGACCGCGGCGTTCCACGCGCGGTGGACCGATGGGACGTGGACGCCGTTCCGTCCACTCGGGATGGCGGTCAAGGACGTCGCTGTCGCGGGCACGCCGGACGGTCGCGCGCAGGTCGCCGTCATCGGCGTCGACGACGTGGTCTACCACCGGCTGCGGAACAGCGACGGTACCTGGACCGAGTTCGGATTCCTGACCGGCTTCGGTGGGCCGGCGAAAGGTCGGCGGGTCAGCATCGCGGGGATGGAGGACGGTACGTCGCAGGTGGTGATCACCGGCACCGACGGTGCGTCGTACCACTCGGTGCGGCGCACCGACGGCACGTGGACACCGTTCGGGCCTTTGGGGATGGTCGCGAAGGATGTTGCCATTGCGGGCATGCCCGACGGACTTGCGCAGGTCGCCGTCATCGGGACTGACGACGTGGTCTACCACCGCGTGCGAGACAGCGACGGTACGTGGACGAAGTTCGGGGCGCTCGCCGGCTTCGGGGGACCGGCCAAGGGAAAGTCCGTCAGTATCGCGGGGTTGGAGGACGGCACGTCCCAGGTGGTGATCACCGGCACCGACGGTGCGTCGTACCACTCGGTGCGGCGCACCGACGGCACATGGACACCGTTCAGGCCTTTGGGGATGGTCGCGAAGGACGTTGCCATCACGGGCATGCCGGACGGTCGCGCGCAGGTCGCCGTCATCGGGATCGATGACGTGGTCTACCACCGCGTGCGAGACAGCGACGGTACGTGGACGAAATTCGAGGCGCTCGCCGGCTTCGGGGGACCGGCCAAAGGAAGGGCCGTCAGTATCGCCGGAAGTTCCGATCGAACCTCCGAGGTGGTCATCAACGCAGTTTGACCAGAAGCGCAGGCCGCGCGCGGGAGGTCACCGCCCGCGCGCGGCCGGCGCGCTGCCAGGGGCACTTCCGCCGGGCACCGTTGGGGCTTGGCCGGGCCGCCGTCGGACTGTACTTCCTTACCGCCCGAGTTCCTCACCGCTCACCTCCGAGAGAGTTGGGGCGGGGTGGGAATGTCGGTCGGCGGCGCTAGGGTTGCGGTCGTGGAAGCACCCCTTGCGTTGTACCGCCGGTATCGCCCGGAGACGTTCGCCGAGGTGATCGGGCAGGACCATGTCACGGCGCCGTTGCGCAACGCGCTGAGCAACAACCGGGTCAACCACGCCTACCTGTTCTCCGGCCCGCGCGGATGCGGCAAGACGACCAGCGCCCGGATCCTGGCGCGTGCGATCAACTGCGAGAAAGGGCCGATCGCGCAGCCGTGCGGCGTGTGCAAGTCCTGCACCGACCTGGCGCGCGGCGGTCCGGGCAGCATCGACGTGATCGAGATCGACGCCGCCTCGCACGGTGGTGTCGACGACGCCCGAGACCTGCGCGAACGTGCGTTCTTCGCGCCGGTCGAGAGCCGGTACAAGATCTACATCATCGACGAGGCGCACATGGTGACGACGCAGGGCTTCAACGCCCTGCTGAAGCTGGTCGAGGAGCCGCCGCCGCACCTCAAGTTCATCTTCGCCACCACCGAGCCCGACAAGGTGATCGGCACGATCCGGTCCCGCACCCACCACTACCCGTTCCGCCTGGTGCCGCCGAAGGTGCTCGGCGACTACATGGCGACGCTGTGCGAGGCCGAGGGCGTTGCGATCGCGCCGGCCGCGCTGCCGCTGGTGGTCCGCGCGGGCGCCGGGTCGGTGCGTGACTCGCTGAGCGTTCTGGACCAGCTGATCGGTGGTGCAGGGCCGGAGGGTGTGACGTACGAGCTGGCCGTCGCGCTGCTCGGGTTCACGCCCGACTCGCTGCTGGATGCGTGCGTGGACGGGTTCGCGGCACACGACAGCAGGGCTGTGTTCGAGACGGTCGAGAAGGTCATCGAGACCGGGCAGGACCCGAAGCGGTTCGCCGAGGACCTGCTGCGCCGGCTCCGGGACCTGGTCATCCTGTCGGCGGTGCCGAACGCGGTTGCCTCCGGCCTGATCGAAGCGGCCGAGGACCAGGGCGAACGCCTGCAGACCCAGGCCGCTGGGATCGGCCCGGCCGAGCTGACTCGCGCGGCCGACATCGTGGCAGCCGGCCTGCTGGAGATGCGCGGCGCGACGGCCCCCCGGCTCCAGCTCGAACTCATCTGCGCCAAGGTGCTGCTGCCCGGCGCGGACGACTCCACCAACGGCATCCAGGCCCGGCTCGACCGGATGGAGCGCCGCCTCACGATCGGCGTCCCCGCCGGTACGCCGGAGGTGGCGCCTGCTGCGCGGGTGATGCCGGCGACCGACGGAGCTGCTGGTACGCCGGCGGGTGGTTCCGCGGGTGGTTCTTCGGCGGGCGGAGTCGGCGGCTCGGCGGGTGCTGCTGTTGCTGGTGGAGCGGGCTCGGCGGGTGCCGTAGGCGGCGTGGGCTCAGCGGGTGGCGTAGGCGGCGCGGCGGGTGCTTCCGGTGGCGGTACAGGTGGCTCGGCGGGTGACGCGGGCGCTGCGGCGGGTTCCACGGGTGGCGCGGCGGGTTCCACGAATGGTGGGCGTGCTGCCTCTGTTGCTTCGGCTCGCGCGGGAGCGGGCGGTCGGGCGGAGTCAGGTGCTGCCGGGGGAGCGGTGAATCCGCCGGTCGGCGGAGACAACCGGTCCGGTGCGTGGCCCGACGAGTCGGATTCTGCAGGTGCTGGTCGGGCAGGTGGCGGTCAGGCGGCTGCTGGGCGCGTCGATGGCGGTCAAGCCGGTGGTGCCCAGGCTGACGCTGGTCAGGCGGGTGGCGGGGACGCTGCCCCCGGTCAGGCGAGTAGTGGGCAAGGCGGCGCAGGGTGGTCTGGTGCTGGTGCTGGTCAGACCGGCGGGCAGGCTGGTGCTGGGCAGGCCGGGGCGGTTGGGGAGCCGGGTGGCCAGTCGCTGGCGGCTTCGGCGGTGGCGCCGGCTGCAGCTGCTCCGGTGTCGTCGGGTGCTGTTGGGCTTGCTGATGTTCGGCGGCTGTGGCCCGAAGTTCTCGAGGCTGTGAAGACGAAGCGCCGGTTCGCCTGGATCATGCTGAGTCAGAACGCTCAGGTGATCGCGATCGACGACCAGACGCTGACGTTGGGGCTGGTGAACGCCGGGGCTCGGGAGAGCTTCGCGCGTTCGGGCAGCGACGAGATTCTGCGGCAGGCGATGATCGACACGATCGGGCTCAACCGGCGGATCGAGGCGGTGGTGGATCCGTCGACTGATCCCGGCGCGGGTCAGGGTGCGGCACCGCCGCCGGCGCCTCCGGCTGCGCCGTCGAGTTCGTCGTGGGGTTCGCAGGCGGCACAGGGTGTGGCTGGTGGAGGCGCGGGCGGTGCCCAGTCCGGTGTTGGGGCGTCTGGGCAGCCTGCATCTGGCGGATCGGTGGGTCAGGCTGGAGCGGGCGCGGGTGGCTCAGCTGGGCAGAGTGGATCCGGCGGTTTGGGCGGAGCTGCTGGGCACGGCGGAGCTGCTGGTCCTGGTGGAGCTGCAGGCGTAGGCGTGTCGGGCGGTCCGGGCGGCCGTGGTGGGCCCGGCGGAGAGGCTGGCTCCGGCGGGGCGAGCGGCGTGAGTGGATCCGGCGGGGCGAGCGGCGTGAGTGGATCCGGCGGGGCGACCGGCGGGACCGGATCCGGTGGTCCGACCGGCGCGAGTGGGCCCGGTGGCGCGACCGGCGTGAGTGGGTCCGGTGGTCCCGGCGGGGTTGCTGGGGGCAACGGTTCGTTCGGTGCCGGGGCTGCGGGCGGCCTGGCTGGTGACTTCGGCGCGGGGCAGGCGGCGGCTGAGCCAGACTGGTTTGCTGAAGGTGGTCCGGACTGGGCGCAGGGTCCCGCGGGATCGCCGAGTGACGAGTCGGCGCTGGCCGGCGGTGGAGCCTCGGGTGCCGGCGCGTCGCTGACGGGTGGCGCGGCTGCGCGTGCGGGCGCGGCAGGTGTGGATGGCGGCAGTCGCGGTACGGGCGCGGGGCGGGCTGGAGTTGCTGATCCCGTGAGTGGTGTCGACGGGCTGTCTTCGCCGGCTGGCGCCGGTGGGGCGACCGTGAACGGCGGCGTCCAGGGACCGGCGGACGGGCAGGGGCAGCCGGTTGCCGGCGTGCCGTTGCAGGGTGGTCAGCAGGCGGGTGGACCGCCGGCTCCGTCGGCTGTTCCGGATCAGGTCGACCGGCGGGAACTCGCTGCCAGTAAGCGGCGCGCGGCCGAGGCTGCGGTTGCGGCTGAGCAGGCGCGCAAGGCGGCTCTGGCGACGGTGACCGAGGCGCCTCTCACGCCTGAGGAGGAGGCGGAGGCGATCGGTGAGGACGACATCGTGCTGGAAGAGGACTCGCGGTCGCACACCGACCTGCTGCGTGACACGCTCGGCGCGCAGATCATCACCGAAGAACCGAACTGAGCAGCAGGCCGAGCTGATCGGCTGGCTCGACGACGCGGTCCGCCAGCGGCACACGCCGTCGTGCTGAACGCCGTCCCGGCCGACGGCCGGGGCAGACGGGACAGCCGAGCGGCAGGCGGCCGGACAGCCGGGCAAGCGGACAACTGGGCATGACGACGGGGCTGACCGGAAGCACTGCCGGGCGCAGTCCTCGCCGGTGGGAGTCGGTTCCACCACGCGTAGGTTGTCGATTTCACCACGCAAGTGGCCGCGCCGTTGCTTTCCGAGCCCCTCTGGCATTGTGACCAGGCCGGGGACGGCGGGCCGCCGGCTTCGACGCATTCCACGCGTGCCAGGTGGGTAGATCCACAGATACCGGCCGTCGGCAATCACAGGCGGCTGTGGCTGTGAAGCCAACCTCGTGGGTTATCCACAGGAGTTCTCCACTGGTGTGGAATTCAAGCGCACGTGCTGACCCGGCTGGTAGTGCACAACTCCTCCACAGGTTGTGGATAACTAGTTCCACAGCCTGTGGAAGAACAAGGAGGACTCCGCGGTTTCCGTCGGGAGGTCGCCTGGGGCTGGGGTTGTCGCAGGGACCGGCTAGGCTCAGGGGCAAGCGGAACAGTCCGACGGGAGATCGCGGTGTTCGACGGTGGCGGTGGGCAGGGCGGCGGCTTCGACATGTCCGAGCTGCTCGCGCAGGCACAGGCGATGCAGAACCAGCTGATGGAAGCTCAGGCCAACCTGGAGAACCAGGAGGTCGAGGGCACCGCGGGTGGTGGCTTGGTGACCGCGATGGTGTCCGGCACCGGTGAGCTGCTCAGCCTGACGATCAACCCGAAGGCGGTCGACCCCGACGACACCGAGACGCTGGCCGACCTGATCGTGGCCGCGGTGCGGGACGCCTCGGAGAACGCCAAAGAGGTCGCGGCCCGGGCGATGGGTCCGCTGGCCGGCGGGCTCGGCGGCGGTCTGCCCGGTCTCGGTGGCGGCCCGGAGGCACTGCCCGGTGGCGCCGAGGGTGGCCAGAGCGGCAACCAGGGCCCCGGCCTGGGATTCACCCGGCCAGGCGGCCAGACCGGCCTGCCCGGTCAGAACCCGGGCTGACGTGTACGAAGGGGCCGTCCAGGACCTCATCGACGAGCTCGGCCGGCTCCCCGGCGTCGGTCCGAAGTCCGCGCAACGCATCGCGTTCCACCTGTTGTCCGCCGACGAGACCGACGTTCGGCGGCTGGCGCACGTCCTGGTGCAGGTGAAGGAGAAGGTCAAGTTCTGCGAGATCTGCGGCAACGTGGCCGAGGAGACGATGTGCCGGATCTGCCGCGACCCGCGCCGCGACCTCGCGCTGATCTGCGTGGTCGAGGAGGCCAAGGACGTGGTCGCGATCGAGCGGACCCGGGAGTTCCGCGGCCGGTACCACGTGCTCGGCGGTGCGATCTCGCCGATCGAGGGCATCGGCCCGGACGAGCTGCGGATCCGCGAACTGATGCAGCGACTGGCCAGCGGTGAGGTGACCGAGATCATTCTCGCTACCGACCCGAACCTGGAAGGCGAGGCGACCGCCACCTACCTGAGCCGGTTGCTCCGGCCCATGGGGTTGCGCGTCACCCGTTTGGCCAGTGGACTACCTGTAGGCGGTGACCTCGAGTACGCCGACGAGGTCACACTCGGACGGGCGTTTGAAGGGCGACGATCGATCGATGACTGACTCAACCGATATTGCGGACCGCGCGCTGGACACCGACAACGAGGACCTGACCGAGTTCGCCGAGCAGATCGCCGACCAGGTGCAGAGCTTCCTGATCTCGGTCCGCGACATCGCCGCGCAGCCGGACGAGGACGGCGTGGACGAGGGCCTTGCCTCGCTGCCGTACCTGCTGCTCGAGGTGAGCCAGCTGCTGCTGGCCGGTGGCCGGCTCGGCGCCTTCGAGGACTTCGTCCCGGAAGAGCGGTTCGAGAGCGACGCGGGTCCGGACCCCGACCTCGACGCGATGCGCGACCGGCTGGCCGTGCTGTTCGAGGGCTTGGACGAGTACGCCGAGGTCTTCGACCCGTACGCCGCGCCGCCGGAGATCACGGTGAACCGGCTGTCCGACGACCTGACCGCGATCGCCACCGACCTGGTGCACGGGCTCGCGCACTACCAGTCCGGCCGGATCCTCGAGGCGCTGTGGTGGTGGCAGTTCTCCTACGTGTCCACCTGGGGCGCGGCGGCGAGCGCCGTCCTGCGGGCCATCCAGTCGCTGATCGCGCACGACCGGCTCGAGC from Kribbella flavida DSM 17836 harbors:
- the recR gene encoding recombination mediator RecR, which codes for MYEGAVQDLIDELGRLPGVGPKSAQRIAFHLLSADETDVRRLAHVLVQVKEKVKFCEICGNVAEETMCRICRDPRRDLALICVVEEAKDVVAIERTREFRGRYHVLGGAISPIEGIGPDELRIRELMQRLASGEVTEIILATDPNLEGEATATYLSRLLRPMGLRVTRLASGLPVGGDLEYADEVTLGRAFEGRRSIDD
- a CDS encoding DUF5063 domain-containing protein, whose product is MTDSTDIADRALDTDNEDLTEFAEQIADQVQSFLISVRDIAAQPDEDGVDEGLASLPYLLLEVSQLLLAGGRLGAFEDFVPEERFESDAGPDPDLDAMRDRLAVLFEGLDEYAEVFDPYAAPPEITVNRLSDDLTAIATDLVHGLAHYQSGRILEALWWWQFSYVSTWGAAASAVLRAIQSLIAHDRLEPAHDPETEASDRELVEVAEEVVQRR
- a CDS encoding N-acetylmuramoyl-L-alanine amidase is translated as MAAITWLADVLRGAGLQVIEEGDWRRRAVAGSFAPIGVLWHHTAATSSPENPAPALATVIAGRPELEGPLCHALVDYNGVFHVIAAGRANHAGETRPSGPIPAGDGNALLVGWEIDYDGQDQVMTPQQYTGSVRATAAVLRQLGRDASYARGHLETSTTGKIDPHGVDLDRMRADVAAQLAGGGTATAAFHARWTDGTWTPFRPLGMAVKDVAVAGTPDGRAQVAVIGVDDVVYHRLRNSDGTWTEFGFLTGFGGPAKGRRVSIAGMEDGTSQVVITGTDGASYHSVRRTDGTWTPFGPLGMVAKDVAIAGMPDGLAQVAVIGTDDVVYHRVRDSDGTWTKFGALAGFGGPAKGKSVSIAGLEDGTSQVVITGTDGASYHSVRRTDGTWTPFRPLGMVAKDVAITGMPDGRAQVAVIGIDDVVYHRVRDSDGTWTKFEALAGFGGPAKGRAVSIAGSSDRTSEVVINAV
- a CDS encoding DNA polymerase III subunit gamma and tau, which encodes MSVGGARVAVVEAPLALYRRYRPETFAEVIGQDHVTAPLRNALSNNRVNHAYLFSGPRGCGKTTSARILARAINCEKGPIAQPCGVCKSCTDLARGGPGSIDVIEIDAASHGGVDDARDLRERAFFAPVESRYKIYIIDEAHMVTTQGFNALLKLVEEPPPHLKFIFATTEPDKVIGTIRSRTHHYPFRLVPPKVLGDYMATLCEAEGVAIAPAALPLVVRAGAGSVRDSLSVLDQLIGGAGPEGVTYELAVALLGFTPDSLLDACVDGFAAHDSRAVFETVEKVIETGQDPKRFAEDLLRRLRDLVILSAVPNAVASGLIEAAEDQGERLQTQAAGIGPAELTRAADIVAAGLLEMRGATAPRLQLELICAKVLLPGADDSTNGIQARLDRMERRLTIGVPAGTPEVAPAARVMPATDGAAGTPAGGSAGGSSAGGVGGSAGAAVAGGAGSAGAVGGVGSAGGVGGAAGASGGGTGGSAGDAGAAAGSTGGAAGSTNGGRAASVASARAGAGGRAESGAAGGAVNPPVGGDNRSGAWPDESDSAGAGRAGGGQAAAGRVDGGQAGGAQADAGQAGGGDAAPGQASSGQGGAGWSGAGAGQTGGQAGAGQAGAVGEPGGQSLAASAVAPAAAAPVSSGAVGLADVRRLWPEVLEAVKTKRRFAWIMLSQNAQVIAIDDQTLTLGLVNAGARESFARSGSDEILRQAMIDTIGLNRRIEAVVDPSTDPGAGQGAAPPPAPPAAPSSSSWGSQAAQGVAGGGAGGAQSGVGASGQPASGGSVGQAGAGAGGSAGQSGSGGLGGAAGHGGAAGPGGAAGVGVSGGPGGRGGPGGEAGSGGASGVSGSGGASGVSGSGGATGGTGSGGPTGASGPGGATGVSGSGGPGGVAGGNGSFGAGAAGGLAGDFGAGQAAAEPDWFAEGGPDWAQGPAGSPSDESALAGGGASGAGASLTGGAAARAGAAGVDGGSRGTGAGRAGVADPVSGVDGLSSPAGAGGATVNGGVQGPADGQGQPVAGVPLQGGQQAGGPPAPSAVPDQVDRRELAASKRRAAEAAVAAEQARKAALATVTEAPLTPEEEAEAIGEDDIVLEEDSRSHTDLLRDTLGAQIITEEPN